Genomic window (Geothermobacter hydrogeniphilus):
CCATGGCCCGTTTCCGCAGAAAGTTCGTATCTGGGAAGCATGATAAATCCATCAGGGAGCGGGTCGGACTTTTTCATTGGCCCCTCTCCCGTCAAAAGCCATGCAGGGCTAGTTTGTGGGAAAATTTCGAGAAATTTCAGGAGCAGGTCCGCGTCGGGAGCCCTGCCTCCCTTCTCGTAATTCATCATGGTGTTCTTGTGAATGCCAAGCCTTCCTGCAAGTTCCGACAACTGCATCCCCCCTCGCATTTCCCTGATTCTTTCGCCTAGGGTTCTCATTCTCTCCTCCACATACGTGTGCCTGATCACACAAAATTGTGTTGACATACACGTATGTATGATTTAGAAAAGTTTTCGTGTGCCTGAGCACACAAACGTGTGCTTAATCACACAAACGTGTGCTTATAATTACTTTTCGTGTCTGCGATGGACGATATTTTTACAAAAAAAGTCATCTCCTTAACAAAAATGAGTGTTGTTTTCGAAAATAACACAAAAATTTGTGTCTCCAAAGTCTCTTGTGGACTCTGAGGAGGCATTTCCGAATTTAGCAAACATCAAACACCCTCGCATTATGGAGAACTTTTCTGAGGTGTCATGCCGCTAGATTGAGCGGAGAATGAAGGATTGACGGTGAGTCATGGATGATTTCATCGAAAAAATTCAGATCGACCCCCCAACGCCTACGTCTGTTCTGGACGGGGATATCCATACCATTCTGAACCGGCTGAAAGCCGAAATGGAAGATGGTCCCAAATATCTCCCGGACTGGGCCGACTCGGAAAACACCAGGGGGGCGACTCCAAACGAGATTGTCCGATCGGCGCTTTTCACGGCCCGGAACAGGAATCAGTCCCGGATCTATTTCAAGGACGAGCCGATCGTTGTGACCGGGAGCGGTTCCATTTCCTATCGCGGTGAAGAGTTGCGGCAGGACGACGAACTGGTCTGGTTTCGGCTGCTGCAGATGGGCAAGGGCCAACCTCTTGGGGAGTTGATCCATTTCACTCCCTACTCCTTTCTGAAGTCGATTGGCTGGCGGGTCAACAATTGGGGCTACCGGCACCTCAAGACAAGCCTCTCCCGAATGAAGGCAACCGCCGTCCATCTCTCTTCAGACCGTCTTGGAACCGTTGTTGTCGGCCTGATCGATTTCTTCAGGTACTGGGACCCTGACACGCATTCTCCGCTGTCCATGTGGGAAGTCCAGCTTTCGCCAGTCCTGAGCAAGTTGTTCGTAGACCAGGAATTTACCCTGATCGACCTGGAGCAGCGCAAGGCTCTTCCGGAGGGTATTGCCACCAAACTGCACAGCTATTGGTCCAGCCATAGGGAACCTTATCCCGTCAGGATCGAAACCCTGCAAAAACTCTGCGGCAGCGACAACGAACTCCGTTTTTTCAAGCGAAAGCTCAAGCAGGCACTCCAGCACCTGGTGCGGGTCGGATTTCTGGAAGAGTGGCTGATTGTGGACGGGATGGTGCGTGTCGTCAGGAAGTGATTGGCCATCGTTCAACGGGGTGTCGCTGAATGGGGCACATAGTTTGGGAGACAGGGGCCTGTGGATAACGTTTTCCTGCAGGAAAACGGATGGTTAGGGCGTCCCATGATCTGGAAAACGCTGCAAATGGCTGAGCGGGACGCGGCTGACTGGTTTCGGCTATCGCTGAATGGGGCACGAACTGTCGCTGTATGGGGCACAAAGTATCGCTGAATGGGGCACGCACCCTCGCTGAATGGGGCACAAAACTATCGCTGGATGGGGCACACGTCTTTGGTTGTGGATAACTTTTGTGGATAATTTCTTCTGTAATTACAGTCTGTTGCACGACCAATATTTGGGAATTGCTGCCAATAAAAGGCTAACCATTATTTAACCGTTAATAGGGGGAAGGGCTGAATGATGATGACTGCCGAAGAGGCCATCGCCTGGGTTGAAAAAAATGCCAGACAGATCAAGGTACACACGAGGAGATATCTCCCCTTCGTTCCTTATGATCAGGAGGACTTTCTGCAGGATGCCCGCGAGGCGGCGTTGCTCGCAGTTCGGGTTGCGGAAAGAAAAAACCTGCCTTTCGCGGCCTGCTTCTGGATGACGCTGAAAAACAGGATCTCCGAAGTAACGCCCTACCCGGAATCGAAATGCCACGCGGGGTCAGTCTCTCCACCTTCAAACAAATGCTGGCCGTCGGAATACTTCGGATGCGATGAAAAAACACCAGCCCTGGTGGATCTGATTGACGTGGACCGTCTGTACTGGATGGTCAGCGCGTATCTCACCAGGACGGAAAGAAGGGTTCTGGGTCTGGCTCTGGGTCTCGATTCCGGGCGCAAGGGAATCAAGGAGATCGCCAGAGAGATTGGCTGCACGCCGGCAAACGTCCGCCAGACGTTGAACCGGTCCTATCGGCGATTGTCCCAACTGGTTGCGAGCGGTGAGTTGATTCTGGAGATACGGGACATTGAGGCCCGTCGTTTTCCGCATTCTCCCAGGCGGAGAAGAAAGGTGGAAACCGAGGAACCCAAGGCTGCATGAGTCCGATGAGGCAGAGATGACGCTAGGGAAAAGAATACGGCAGGTTCGTGGAAACAGGAAAATTTCCGCTTTCATTGAAGGGTACGGCATTTGCCCCAATACCTTGATGAATTATGAGGCTGATAGAAGGCGACCGGACGCGGCATTCCTGATGCGCCTGTGCGAAAGGGAGGGTGTTGAGCCGAACTGGCTCCTTGGGTTCAAGGACGCTGGGGATGAGAGCGTGACCTATAAAAGACATGTTCTGGAAATGGTGGCTGCCGAGACGGCAAGAAGGGCGACTTTTCAGGTCGGACCCAAAATGGGAAAGCTTCTGACTCTGGCCTATGAACGGGCGGTTATGACAAATGCGGGTCGGAGACAGGTGGAAGAAATAGTCCGTGACCTTCTGGAATTCCTGGATGGCTGTGAAAGCGAAGAACTGGAACGTCCAGAGAGCCTTGACGATCCCCTCTCTCAGATTGCCTGTTGAGACAGGAGGCAAAAGGTGACGCTGAAAGAAGCTGCTGAACTTGTCGGCCTTCCTCGGTCCATCGTCGAGAGATTGCATCAGGATGGCATCATAGACAATCCGGTCACCGACCATGACCTGAAGGGCCTTGTGATAGTTGCTTTCATTCGAGGCCGGGTTTGGTACCTGAAGCGACTCATGGCACGTTTGCCGAAGAGAGTAAGGCGGAAAATAGCGGGAGAAAGCCATTTGACCCGCGTGGAGAGTTATATTCTGTCCTGCTACATGAATGCCCGGCCTGGACAGCGCGTCTCTGTCGATGACGTGATGCAGAGGGTAAACCATTTCCTGGGGGCAAAGGTGACAAGAAAACAGGTGATAAAAATCCGATCCATTGCTTATGAACTGCGCCGGAAACGGGCCGAGAAATCGAATGGATGATGAGACATTGACGGCCTGCCTGCAACCTGTTCCGGGTTGAAAAATCAGAATAAAAATTCCCCCCTCCCGCATATCCCTAGAAACAGCAAGTAAACAAAACGGGCAACGTTGCCTTATTGGGCTACAGATCGTCGAAGTTGTCGCCTTGGTTGTCGACGATGGCGTAGACGAAAAAGGCAACGTAGCCAACATTGGCTACGAAAGGAGCTACACAATGGTATTTGTCTGTGATCTGGGGTTCTCTTCGTTGAAGTGGGTCTATGGGGAAAACAAGGGGCGGATCGTCTCGGCTTTCAGGCGGAGCCATGATGGACTGGTGGTCGGTGAGGACGCTCTGCTGACGGCAGGTTCAAGTTATCTCAAAACGCTGGAAGACCTGGTGCATCACTATCCGGCTTTTGTGGATGAGGCGGCGGCGGTTGCGCGTGTCCCTGAAAAAACTCCCCTGGTGATTGGTCTTCCCTACGGGGCCTGGGTTGCCGAAAAGGACAAGCCCGCAGGGGTGGTAACGACCCTGACGAAAATCCTCAATGGATCGGGGTGGCCCGATGTGAGGATTCTTCCGCAGGGCCTTGGAGGTGTCCGCCTTTTCCTGGATCGGCTCCCGGGGCGATCGGGAAACATTCTGGCGGTTGATATCGGCTTCAATACCGTTATCTTCACCCTGGTCGACGGGGGATCACGCTCCATCATCTATGGCGACACGTTTTATAAACGCGGAGTTCACCAGATGGCGACGCAGCTCCTTCTTCCGGCCATTCGCGACTTTGCGCCATCGAGGACGTTTACACCGGTGGAGATCAGCTATCTGATCGAGCAGGGATATGTTCAATACGGGTTCGAGCGCCATGACATAAGCAGTGAAATCGAGGTGGCGGCCAAGGCATATATTGAGGATGTCTTGCGGGATATTCACGGTGAGCTTCAGGCCCATCTTGGACTGAAGGCGTCCTTTGAGACGGTCCTGGTCTTTGGCGGCGGGGCGACTCTGATCAGGGATATCATTGACTCCAAGAGGGTCGCGATCGAAATTCTGTCAGAACCTGAATATGCAAACGCTCTTGGGTTTGCCCTGTCGGACGGCTAGGAGGGCGTCATGGCACAGCGATTGATCCGGCTGACCCTTTACGACGAAGCGACCCTGGCCGTACTGGACGACCTCAGCAAGGCACGCAAGCAGTCGATGTTCGTCCTGGAGGCCTTACGTCACTTTCTGGGCACGGAAGAGGGGCAGCAGTTGTTGAAAAACCTTACCCTGACAGAGTCTCCCGCATCAGAAATTCCTCAGTCATTGGACCAGGAGGAGCCGAGGCAGGGGAGGGTTGATGAGCGTAAAGGGAAATCGAATCTGGATGATATTTTTAGGTAAATGGTCCTTAAGGGGGGGGCGAGCATCTTGACCGGGCGCTTATGGTTCCTCCAAATTTACAGTTCCCAGCCTTTTGAGAGATTCTTGGGGCCTAGAAACGAATTACTTTTCAGACGCCATTCTGTTTTATGAGACAATGTCACCAGAGCCTAATCGTTCTAAGGATAAATCTGTTATTGAAGATACTTCCCCCAACAAGAAAACCCCTTCACAAGTGTGTTCAATTCCTGTCAATTTTAAAAAATCAAGAATGCAGTAATTGATTCCTGGGATAGGCTTAGATAAGTATTTTATTTGTTCAATATTTCTCAAGTCGACATAAATTATATTGTTATCATCAGAATATGTTGTAGAAATATTACTAATATTCGAAATTTTATCTTTCAAAATACTGTCAATTAACCCTCTAGATATTGAAATGATAATGCGGCCAATAAGATTTTTACCTATGGGTTCGTCGGATTCATATTCAAAAATAATATTTTGATTTCGTTTGTTAATTTCAAAAGAAGTGATTGTTAATTTTAAAGGCAAATCAATTTTTGCACCGAGTTTAATTACAGAAAGAACCAATCGGATATGGCTTGAGTAGAAATTAGCCTTTTCCAAATAAACGCCTTCTTCCTTCTCAATGGCCATTTTCATTGATAGATATAAACCCTCATGAGGAATTAAAAGGCGACCAGATTTTATATTTTCTAAAAAGTCATCATTAAGGAATGATTTTTGTAATGAGTTAAAAATATCTCCATAATCAGAAATTGCATCAACAGCTTTTTCCAGAAAGTCAAACATGATCCCTCCATTAGAAGATCAATAATTGAGCCGGAAACCTTATAATGAGTTCTTTTCAGATACTTTAAATAAAGTACACAATTTCGTAGCTGTCTGCCAACTTTTTTGGGTCCCCCCCCCTGCAAAGGCGGTAACCGTTTGCAGAAAATTGTTTGCCGTAAAATACTTGTGGCCGACTTCGGTAAGGTTGATTCGGTCATCCTCCACTCTTCGTTCAATACTTTCCTTTTTCCTTTTTTCTGAATCTTCTTCAGGAACAGACTGACAAACCATCAGGCTTTCCTGTCTTATTCACCCGGTGCCCCCCCCTGTTAGAGGTCTTGAGAGGGAAGTGACATTACCTGACCTTCCAGCATGTTGGACGGTATACGGTCTGGACCGTCGATGTGTTGAAGTGGATGTCACTATGTGATACGTATTGTCGTGCCCTTGGTCGCCCCAGCTGTGGTGAACCTTGCAGATTGAGTCGCGGAAGGATACCACCTTATTTTCACGGTTCTATAACCAAAAAGAAGGTTGAATTGTGATTCAAAACTCCAGGCAGTTAGGCGACTGGGGTGGTTTTCGGTGAAATTGACAACCTCTTGGAATTGTGAAGATTATCGATATCTACCTTTGTTTGGAGTATAGATCTGACCTTCCCCCGAAATTGTGGACAGTCCGAAAAGCTGCTACAACAGCGTCAGGAGGACTGGCATGGTTTCGAAAAGAAGGAAGTACACTCGTGAATTCAAGGTCGAGACGGTTAACTTGATAACCGGCAGCGACCAGTCTGTTGCCGAGGTGGCCAGAGATCTGGAGATCCACCCCAACACGCTCTACAAGTGGATTCGTCAATACAGCGAGAATCCCGTTGAGGCCTTTCCCGGCAAAGGAAAACAGGTCTCAGAAGCTGAGGAACTCAGCCGTCTCAGACGTGAAAACCAACGCCTGAAAATGGAGCGTGACATCTTAAAAAAAGCAATGGCCATCTTCTCCAACGACCCGAAGTGATCTTTGGCTTTATGCAGCAACACGAAGCCAAATTTCCCATCGCGGTCATGTGTGATGTGCTGAACGTCTCCCGCAGTGGCTACTATGCCTGGCGTAGAAAGTCCGAATCCGAGCGGGGCCAGGCGAATGCCAAGCTGCTTGAGACGATCCGTAAGGCGCATCGCGACAGCCGGGGCACCTATGGGAGTCCCCGCGTTTATCGGGAACTCAAAAAGCAGGATATTCCCTGCAGTGAGAATCGCGTCGCCCGCCTGATGCGGGAAGATGGCCTACGTGCGAAAACGAAACGGCGCTACAAGGCAACGACGAACTCAAAACATGATTTTCCGGTCGCACCGAACCTGCTGCAGCGGGATTTTTCTCCCGCAAAGCCCAATCAGGTCTGGGCCGGTGACATCACCTATATTTGGACCACCGAAGGCTGGCTTTACCTGGCGGTGGTCATCGACCTGTTCTCCAGGTCGGTTGTTGGTTGGGCCATGGACAAGCGCATGACCCGACAACTGGTTATGAATGCGCTGACGATGGCGGTGCAAAGGCGACAGCCATCATCAGGGCTCATATTTCACTCTGATCGCGGCTCACAGTATGCCAGTGCAGACTTCCAGTCGTTACTGACCAGGCATGGCATACGTTGCAGCATGAGCCGCAAGGGCGATTGCTGGGACAACGCCCCGGTTGAAAGTTTCTTTGGCAGTCTGAAGCAGGAACTGGTATTTCACCAGAGATATCCGACCCGCTTCCACGCTCGCCAGAGCATTTTTGAGTACATCGAGCGGTTCTATAACCGGCGCCGTTTGCACTCAACACTGGGTTATAAAAGCCCGGCTGAATACGAGGCGGTCTATTTTAAACTTGCAGCCTAACCCGGTGTCCACTAAACCGGGGGAAGGTCAATCCGAAAAGTTATAGATTGGGAGGGCGCAATGGGTGTTCCATTTGAGCAGTTG
Coding sequences:
- a CDS encoding IS3 family transposase (programmed frameshift): MVSKRRKYTREFKVETVNLITGSDQSVAEVARDLEIHPNTLYKWIRQYSENPVEAFPGKGKQVSEAEELSRLRRENQRLKMERDILKKNGHLLQRPEVIFGFMQQHEAKFPIAVMCDVLNVSRSGYYAWRRKSESERGQANAKLLETIRKAHRDSRGTYGSPRVYRELKKQDIPCSENRVARLMREDGLRAKTKRRYKATTNSKHDFPVAPNLLQRDFSPAKPNQVWAGDITYIWTTEGWLYLAVVIDLFSRSVVGWAMDKRMTRQLVMNALTMAVQRRQPSSGLIFHSDRGSQYASADFQSLLTRHGIRCSMSRKGDCWDNAPVESFFGSLKQELVFHQRYPTRFHARQSIFEYIERFYNRRRLHSTLGYKSPAEYEAVYFKLAA
- a CDS encoding helix-turn-helix domain-containing protein, whose amino-acid sequence is MTLGKRIRQVRGNRKISAFIEGYGICPNTLMNYEADRRRPDAAFLMRLCEREGVEPNWLLGFKDAGDESVTYKRHVLEMVAAETARRATFQVGPKMGKLLTLAYERAVMTNAGRRQVEEIVRDLLEFLDGCESEELERPESLDDPLSQIAC
- the trfA gene encoding plasmid replication initiator TrfA, whose amino-acid sequence is MDDFIEKIQIDPPTPTSVLDGDIHTILNRLKAEMEDGPKYLPDWADSENTRGATPNEIVRSALFTARNRNQSRIYFKDEPIVVTGSGSISYRGEELRQDDELVWFRLLQMGKGQPLGELIHFTPYSFLKSIGWRVNNWGYRHLKTSLSRMKATAVHLSSDRLGTVVVGLIDFFRYWDPDTHSPLSMWEVQLSPVLSKLFVDQEFTLIDLEQRKALPEGIATKLHSYWSSHREPYPVRIETLQKLCGSDNELRFFKRKLKQALQHLVRVGFLEEWLIVDGMVRVVRK
- a CDS encoding ParM/StbA family protein, giving the protein MVVDDGVDEKGNVANIGYERSYTMVFVCDLGFSSLKWVYGENKGRIVSAFRRSHDGLVVGEDALLTAGSSYLKTLEDLVHHYPAFVDEAAAVARVPEKTPLVIGLPYGAWVAEKDKPAGVVTTLTKILNGSGWPDVRILPQGLGGVRLFLDRLPGRSGNILAVDIGFNTVIFTLVDGGSRSIIYGDTFYKRGVHQMATQLLLPAIRDFAPSRTFTPVEISYLIEQGYVQYGFERHDISSEIEVAAKAYIEDVLRDIHGELQAHLGLKASFETVLVFGGGATLIRDIIDSKRVAIEILSEPEYANALGFALSDG